Proteins from one Xenorhabdus griffiniae genomic window:
- a CDS encoding YajQ family cyclic di-GMP-binding protein, whose amino-acid sequence MPSFDIVSEVDMQEVRNAVENAQRELSNRWDFRNVPASFELNEKNESIKIASESDFQVNQLVDILREKFAKRGIDGSVINIPENMVHSGKTYSVEATLLQGIDTPLAKKIVKLIKDSKLKVQAQIQGEQVRVTGKARDDLQSVMALVRGAELGQPFQFTNFRD is encoded by the coding sequence ATGCCATCATTTGATATTGTTTCTGAAGTTGATATGCAAGAAGTGCGTAATGCAGTAGAAAACGCACAGCGTGAGTTAAGCAATCGTTGGGATTTTCGTAACGTTCCTGCGAGCTTTGAATTAAACGAAAAGAATGAATCGATCAAAATTGCCAGCGAATCTGATTTTCAGGTGAACCAACTCGTCGATATTCTGCGTGAAAAGTTCGCCAAACGCGGAATTGATGGTTCTGTAATTAATATTCCTGAAAATATGGTTCATAGCGGTAAAACGTACAGTGTAGAAGCAACCTTATTGCAAGGTATCGATACGCCGTTAGCGAAAAAGATCGTGAAGCTGATTAAAGACAGTAAGCTAAAGGTACAGGCCCAAATTCAGGGTGAGCAAGTGCGAGTAACAGGTAAGGCGCGCGATGATTTGCAAAGTGTCATGGCATTGGTTCGTGGTGCAGAATTGGGGCAGCCTTTCCAGTTTACTAATTTCCGCGATTAA
- the xseB gene encoding exodeoxyribonuclease VII small subunit, whose translation MPKANQTSATEQMPAFETSLKELEEIVIRLESGELPLEDALNEFERGIQLARQGQKTLQQAEQRVQILLNHDAQSPLDEFSSDAE comes from the coding sequence ATGCCTAAAGCAAATCAAACATCAGCAACCGAACAAATGCCAGCATTCGAAACCTCTCTTAAAGAGTTAGAGGAAATTGTTATTCGACTGGAATCCGGGGAACTCCCATTAGAAGATGCGTTGAATGAATTTGAACGTGGTATTCAACTTGCAAGACAAGGACAGAAAACGCTTCAACAGGCGGAGCAACGAGTGCAAATTTTACTAAACCATGATGCACAATCGCCTCTTGATGAATTTTCGTCCGACGCTGAGTAA
- the yajL gene encoding protein deglycase YajL, giving the protein MSVSALICLAHGSEETEAVTTIDLLVRAGVKVTVASTESDGSLTLTCSRGVKILADAPLVNVVDEDFDAIILPGGIKGAECFRDSLLVVEKIRTAQSQGKIIAAICASPAIVLEYHQLFPVGNMTGYPSMQDKIAPEKWIDKRVYFDERVNLLTSQGPATAFDFALKLIELLKGKEKAAEVAAQLILPPGINNYQNIQ; this is encoded by the coding sequence ATGAGCGTCTCAGCCCTTATTTGTCTCGCCCACGGTAGTGAAGAAACCGAAGCTGTCACGACAATTGATTTACTTGTTCGAGCAGGCGTTAAGGTTACCGTAGCCAGTACGGAATCCGATGGTTCCCTCACCTTAACCTGCTCACGCGGTGTCAAAATCCTTGCTGATGCTCCCTTGGTTAATGTCGTTGACGAAGATTTTGACGCCATCATTCTGCCGGGGGGCATAAAAGGTGCAGAGTGTTTTCGTGACAGCTTACTGGTAGTGGAAAAAATTCGAACCGCCCAAAGTCAGGGAAAAATCATTGCGGCAATCTGTGCTTCTCCAGCGATCGTATTGGAATATCATCAACTTTTCCCTGTCGGCAATATGACTGGCTATCCCAGTATGCAGGATAAGATTGCACCAGAAAAATGGATTGATAAACGGGTTTATTTTGACGAAAGGGTTAATTTACTGACCAGCCAAGGGCCTGCTACTGCTTTTGACTTCGCCTTGAAACTGATTGAATTGTTGAAAGGAAAAGAAAAAGCCGCAGAAGTTGCTGCACAACTTATCTTACCCCCCGGCATTAATAATTACCAAAACATCCAGTAA
- the panE gene encoding 2-dehydropantoate 2-reductase yields MKITVLGCGAIGKLWLAALSQQNHSVQGWLRVPQSVISVQIENFNGQAFNQQFPTNDEKHLAESKLLLVCLKAWQVSDAINHLADKLSPHCPILLLHNGMGTQEEFAPLPNPILLGVTTHGAYRKNGIVHYKSQGITHIGAITANATKLSNLADVLHSALPDVAWHNEIHAISWMKLAVNCVINPLSVIYDCKNGDLRHHQAQIQALCGEIYQVMKHDSIHTAKQTLIDYVMDVIEQTAENYSSMLQDIRAQRHTEIDYITGFLMRRARVHGVPITENISVYQYIKRKEEEYERLSPYLSRPR; encoded by the coding sequence ATGAAAATAACCGTTCTTGGCTGTGGTGCTATAGGTAAACTGTGGCTTGCTGCTTTATCACAACAGAATCATAGTGTTCAGGGATGGCTAAGGGTTCCACAGTCTGTTATTTCCGTCCAGATCGAAAACTTTAATGGACAGGCTTTTAATCAACAATTTCCTACCAACGACGAAAAACATCTTGCTGAAAGTAAGTTACTCCTCGTCTGTCTAAAAGCGTGGCAAGTTTCTGACGCAATCAATCACCTTGCTGACAAACTGTCTCCTCATTGCCCCATCCTGTTATTGCATAATGGAATGGGAACCCAGGAAGAATTTGCGCCTCTGCCAAACCCCATTTTACTTGGCGTCACTACGCATGGAGCTTATCGAAAAAATGGCATTGTGCACTATAAATCACAGGGGATAACTCACATTGGTGCCATAACAGCTAATGCCACCAAACTCAGCAATCTGGCTGATGTTTTACACAGCGCCCTGCCCGATGTAGCATGGCACAATGAAATACATGCTATCAGTTGGATGAAACTTGCTGTCAACTGTGTCATTAATCCCCTCTCCGTCATCTATGACTGTAAGAATGGTGACTTACGACATCACCAGGCACAAATTCAGGCATTATGTGGCGAAATTTACCAGGTTATGAAACATGACAGTATTCATACAGCCAAACAAACATTGATTGATTACGTCATGGACGTGATTGAACAAACCGCTGAAAATTATTCATCCATGCTGCAAGATATACGGGCACAGCGACATACCGAAATAGACTACATCACCGGTTTTTTAATGCGTCGAGCCCGTGTTCACGGTGTACCAATTACAGAAAATATTTCTGTTTATCAATATATTAAACGCAAGGAGGAAGAATATGAGCGTCTCAGCCCTTATTTGTCTCGCCCACGGTAG
- the thiI gene encoding tRNA uracil 4-sulfurtransferase ThiI gives MKFIIKLFPEITIKSQTVRLRFIKILASNIRNVLKTFGEGIAVVRHWDNIEVRVKDDNLGTEICDALTRIPGIHHILQVEERDFRDLHHIFEQTYETYCHLLQGKTFCVRVKRRGKHSFTSNEVERYVGGGLNQHIESAKVKLTKPDVTVNLEIDQDKLILVKARHEGIGGFPIGTQEDVLSLISGGFDSGVSSYMLMRRGCRVHYCFFNLGGAAHEIGVKQVAHYLWNRFGSSHKVRFVAVNFEPVVAEILEKVDDGQMGVVLKRMMVRAASRVAERYGVQAIVTGEALGQVSSQTLTNLRLIDNVSDTLILRPLISHDKEHIIKLAREIGTEDFARTMPEFCGVISKSPTVKAVKAKIEAEESNFDFEILERVVSEAQNLDIRQIAEQSSEQVVEVEMVSAFSSNDVLLDIRSPDEQDNRPLNIEGIEIQSLPFYKLGTQFGDLPKEKTYLLYCERGVMSRLQALYLREQGFGNVKVYRP, from the coding sequence ATGAAGTTTATCATTAAATTATTCCCAGAAATTACGATTAAGAGCCAGACCGTCCGGTTGCGCTTTATTAAAATTCTTGCCAGCAATATCCGCAATGTGTTGAAAACCTTCGGAGAAGGCATTGCTGTGGTTCGCCATTGGGATAATATCGAAGTTCGGGTTAAAGATGATAACCTCGGTACGGAAATTTGTGACGCACTGACACGTATTCCAGGTATTCACCATATCCTGCAAGTAGAAGAACGAGATTTTCGTGATCTGCATCATATCTTTGAACAAACCTACGAAACTTACTGTCATTTACTGCAGGGTAAAACGTTTTGTGTTCGCGTAAAGCGCCGTGGTAAACACAGTTTTACATCCAATGAAGTTGAACGCTATGTTGGTGGCGGCTTGAACCAGCATATTGAATCAGCCAAGGTGAAATTGACCAAACCTGATGTCACCGTGAATCTGGAAATTGATCAGGATAAGCTGATTCTGGTTAAAGCCCGTCATGAAGGGATTGGCGGCTTTCCTATCGGTACGCAGGAAGATGTTCTGTCATTGATTTCCGGTGGATTTGATTCCGGTGTTTCCAGCTATATGCTGATGCGTCGTGGCTGCCGCGTGCACTACTGTTTCTTTAATCTCGGTGGCGCAGCCCATGAAATTGGCGTAAAGCAGGTTGCCCATTATTTGTGGAACCGATTTGGCAGCTCGCATAAAGTCCGTTTCGTTGCTGTCAATTTTGAACCTGTCGTGGCTGAAATTCTGGAAAAAGTTGATGACGGGCAGATGGGGGTTGTGCTGAAAAGAATGATGGTCAGAGCGGCTTCCAGGGTTGCAGAACGCTATGGTGTACAGGCGATTGTAACCGGTGAGGCTCTGGGGCAGGTGTCTAGCCAGACTTTGACTAACTTAAGGTTGATTGACAATGTTTCAGATACGTTGATCCTCCGTCCTCTGATTTCCCATGATAAAGAACACATTATTAAGCTAGCCCGTGAGATTGGCACCGAAGATTTTGCTCGCACGATGCCGGAATTTTGTGGGGTTATCTCAAAAAGTCCAACAGTGAAAGCCGTTAAAGCCAAAATTGAAGCAGAAGAAAGCAATTTTGACTTCGAGATCTTAGAACGTGTGGTTAGTGAAGCCCAGAATCTGGATATCCGCCAAATAGCAGAGCAATCCAGTGAGCAAGTGGTGGAAGTGGAAATGGTATCTGCATTTTCCTCTAATGATGTGTTATTGGATATCCGTTCTCCCGATGAGCAGGATAACCGTCCGTTAAATATAGAGGGTATTGAAATTCAGTCATTGCCTTTCTATAAACTGGGCACCCAGTTTGGGGATCTGCCGAAAGAAAAAACTTATCTGCTTTATTGTGAGCGTGGTGTGATGAGCCGTTTACAGGCGCTTTATCTGCGTGAACAAGGTTTCGGTAATGTGAAGGTGTATCGGCCTTAA